In Rhipicephalus microplus isolate Deutch F79 chromosome 9, USDA_Rmic, whole genome shotgun sequence, one genomic interval encodes:
- the LOC142772333 gene encoding uncharacterized protein LOC142772333, whose product MFTFKSLRSDFGQEAALLAKRYVNVARGVTTYRNHLDFTRTCRERNVIPRSLQLKRLVHTAEGNKIIAQAERRLLNARIHECHSVIKKKELDLFFLRRQLQHRLPDIFPSLEEFARNVAATTAQKQQATHKSKLATLQGEKHLYSPDNENFVVNLSSKQLSPTEHSVLAKGHNFNTTTTRPSLPKIIAATEEGIRRLDSGIRENVRLKAIGVLSKIGKRREHNLSREECKAIHALRNDDKIVILPADKWNAMVLLDREAYNDKVRDLLDSPAYEKLTKDPTPCVQREMNKLLADIFKAHPKARNTYLQLICRNGSAPGFYGLPKTHKPTVPLRPIVDFTTSPLRALSKYLHRTRAPLLDKEVAQLRKRPSRFCRTD is encoded by the exons atgtttacgtttaagtcATTACGCAGTGACTTCGGTCAGGAAGCAGCGCTCCTCGCAAAGCGGTACGTGAACGTAGCACGCGGCGTCACGACCTACCGCAACCATCTCGACTTCACGAGGACCTGTCGGGAGAGGAACGTTATACCACGAAGCCTTCAGCTCAAGCGCCTGGTGCACACGGCGGAGGGCAACAAGATCATCGCACAAGCTGAACGGCGGCTACTAAACGCCCGAATCCATGAGTGCCACAGCGTCATCAAGAAGAAGGAATTAGACCTGTTCTTTCTACGACGGCAACTTCAACATCGACTGCCCGACATCTTTCCGTCACTGGAGGAGTTCGCACGAAATGTGGCTGCAACTACAGCGCAGAAACAACAAGCGACCCACAAAAGTAAGCTTGCGACGCTTCAAGGAGAAAAACACCTCTACAGTCCTGACAACGAGAATTTCGTCGTCAATCTGTCCTCCAAACAACTCTCCCCGACAGAGCACAGCGTGCTGGCAAAGGGACACAACTTCAACACGACCACGACACGTCCGTCACTGCCGAAGATCATCGCGGCTACGGAGGAAGGCATAAGGCGACTCGACAGCGGCATTCGGGAGAACGTGCGTCTCAAGGCTATCGGCGTACTATCAAAAATAGGAAAGCGCCGTGAGCACAACCTGTCGAGAGAGGAGTGTAAGGCGATCCATGCGCTCCGAAATGATGATAAGATTGTCATCCTCCCGGCCGACAAATGGAACGCAATGGTCCTGCTCGACAGGGAGGCATACAACGACAAAGTGCGAGACCTGCTGGACAGTCCGGCCTACGAAAAGCTGACGAAGGACCCCACACCATGTGTCCAAAGGGAAATGAACAAGCTCCTGGCGGATATCTTTAAAGCGCACCCGAAGGCGAGAAACACATACCTCCAGCTCATCTGCCGGAACGGCTCTGCACCAGGATTTTACGGGCTTCCCAAGACCCACAAGCCCACAGTTCCGCTCCGTCCTATCGTGGATTTTACAACATCTCCACTCCGGGCGCTGTCCAAGTATCTCCACCGGACTCGCGCGCCGCTC CTCGACAAGGAAGTGGCCCAGCTTCGGAAACGACCGTCACGCTTCTGCCGAACGGACTGA